In Microplitis mediator isolate UGA2020A chromosome 2, iyMicMedi2.1, whole genome shotgun sequence, a single window of DNA contains:
- the LOC130663615 gene encoding uncharacterized protein LOC130663615 isoform X2, which yields MGRDSRKVSRELRSSEKINKSRSVKRKNVFNPKTAERDESIQSTSSKKLKQNTEDDVPEDSSTEFRIINFIQVFTAISALIKCKKCDGNVVFQTASTRGLGFKIVVACNNCGNEYIPSCSFVGHSYEINRRFIFVMRILGIGYEGLCKFCGLMDMPSFLDKSTHTILLKQILNCSKAVAETFMTKAVNEEKQAMPTTENEDINHLTVSGDGTWQKRGYTSSFGVSSIIGYFTGKILDINIKSAYCKLCEYWKKKTNTVEFEEWYQSHEDVCSANHQGSSGKMEVDAMVEMFSYSETKYGVKYANYIGDGDSKTYSGIIKSDPYENTTVNKKECIGHVQKRMGSRLRTLKSKQKGLGGRGKLTGKLIDKLTVYYGLAIRRHCDSIENMKSAIMATFYHYGSSDEKPNHDMCPKGEESWCSYQRAEARGELDTFSHDYSPLPSDVLKAIKPIYEDLSNENLLSRCVGGFNQNNNESFNQLVWKICPKTS from the exons atgggacgtgattctagaaaggtttcaagagaacttcggagttctgaaaaaattaataagtcgcgttcagtcaaaagaaagaatgtttttaatccgaaaacagccgaacgtgatgaaagtattcagagtacatcttctaaaaaattaaaacaaaacactgaagatgatgtacctgaagacagcagtactgaatttcgaataataaattttattcaggtattcactgcaatttctgctcttataaaatgtaaaaaatgtgatggaaatgtagtgtttcaaacagcaagtacacgtgggctgggattcaaaattgtagttgcatgtaataactgtggaaatgaatatattccttcctgttctttcgttgggcattcttatgaaataaacagacgtttcatttttgtaatgagaatactaggaataggatacgaaggattgtgcaagttttgcggcctgatggacatgccgtcttttttagataaatctacgcatacaattttactgaaacagattttgaattgtagtaaagccgtcgcagaaaccttcatgacgaaagctgtgaatgaagaaaagcaagcaatgccaacaactgaaaatgaagatataaatcatctaactgtatcgggagatggaacctggcaaaaacggggatatacatcgtcatttggagtttcttctataattggctattttactggaaagattcttgacataaacattaaaagtgcatattgtaagctatgtgagtattggaaaaaaaaaacaaatactgttgagttcgaggaatggtatcaatcgcatgaagatgtgtgttctgctaatcatcaagggtcttctgggaaaatggaggtggatgcgatggtcgaaatgttttcgtattctgaaactaaatatggagttaagtatgccaactatattggtgatggtgactccaagacctattcaggaattataaaatcagatccttacgaaaatacaactgtaaataaaaaggaatgtatagggcatgtccaaaagcggatggggagtcgattacgtacgctgaagagtaaacaaaaaggtcttggtggtcgaggtaagctcacaggaaaattaatagacaaactaactgtgtactatggtttagcaatacgccggcattgtgattctattgaaaatatgaaatctgctataatggcaaccttttatcactacggctcgagtgatgaaaaaccgaatcatgatatgtgtccaaaaggcgaagaatcttggtgctcttaccagcgcgctgaagcaagaggagagcttgataccttttctcacgattattctcctttaccttctgatgttttaaaagctatcaagcctatatacgaagatcttagtaatgaaaatttactttcaagatgtgtaggtggattcaatcagaataataatgaaagctttaaccaactagtatggaaaatatgcccaaaaacg tcttga
- the LOC130663615 gene encoding uncharacterized protein LOC130663615 isoform X1 — protein sequence MGRDSRKVSRELRSSEKINKSRSVKRKNVFNPKTAERDESIQSTSSKKLKQNTEDDVPEDSSTEFRIINFIQVFTAISALIKCKKCDGNVVFQTASTRGLGFKIVVACNNCGNEYIPSCSFVGHSYEINRRFIFVMRILGIGYEGLCKFCGLMDMPSFLDKSTHTILLKQILNCSKAVAETFMTKAVNEEKQAMPTTENEDINHLTVSGDGTWQKRGYTSSFGVSSIIGYFTGKILDINIKSAYCKLCEYWKKKTNTVEFEEWYQSHEDVCSANHQGSSGKMEVDAMVEMFSYSETKYGVKYANYIGDGDSKTYSGIIKSDPYENTTVNKKECIGHVQKRMGSRLRTLKSKQKGLGGRGKLTGKLIDKLTVYYGLAIRRHCDSIENMKSAIMATFYHYGSSDEKPNHDMCPKGEESWCSYQRAEARGELDTFSHDYSPLPSDVLKAIKPIYEDLSNENLLSRCVGGFNQNNNESFNQLVWKICPKTDLIVGLILIGMQKEWMLHVSK from the exons atgggacgtgattctagaaaggtttcaagagaacttcggagttctgaaaaaattaataagtcgcgttcagtcaaaagaaagaatgtttttaatccgaaaacagccgaacgtgatgaaagtattcagagtacatcttctaaaaaattaaaacaaaacactgaagatgatgtacctgaagacagcagtactgaatttcgaataataaattttattcaggtattcactgcaatttctgctcttataaaatgtaaaaaatgtgatggaaatgtagtgtttcaaacagcaagtacacgtgggctgggattcaaaattgtagttgcatgtaataactgtggaaatgaatatattccttcctgttctttcgttgggcattcttatgaaataaacagacgtttcatttttgtaatgagaatactaggaataggatacgaaggattgtgcaagttttgcggcctgatggacatgccgtcttttttagataaatctacgcatacaattttactgaaacagattttgaattgtagtaaagccgtcgcagaaaccttcatgacgaaagctgtgaatgaagaaaagcaagcaatgccaacaactgaaaatgaagatataaatcatctaactgtatcgggagatggaacctggcaaaaacggggatatacatcgtcatttggagtttcttctataattggctattttactggaaagattcttgacataaacattaaaagtgcatattgtaagctatgtgagtattggaaaaaaaaaacaaatactgttgagttcgaggaatggtatcaatcgcatgaagatgtgtgttctgctaatcatcaagggtcttctgggaaaatggaggtggatgcgatggtcgaaatgttttcgtattctgaaactaaatatggagttaagtatgccaactatattggtgatggtgactccaagacctattcaggaattataaaatcagatccttacgaaaatacaactgtaaataaaaaggaatgtatagggcatgtccaaaagcggatggggagtcgattacgtacgctgaagagtaaacaaaaaggtcttggtggtcgaggtaagctcacaggaaaattaatagacaaactaactgtgtactatggtttagcaatacgccggcattgtgattctattgaaaatatgaaatctgctataatggcaaccttttatcactacggctcgagtgatgaaaaaccgaatcatgatatgtgtccaaaaggcgaagaatcttggtgctcttaccagcgcgctgaagcaagaggagagcttgataccttttctcacgattattctcctttaccttctgatgttttaaaagctatcaagcctatatacgaagatcttagtaatgaaaatttactttcaagatgtgtaggtggattcaatcagaataataatgaaagctttaaccaactagtatggaaaatatgcccaaaaacg gacttaattgtgggcctaattctcatcggtatgcagaaagaatggatgctgcacgtatcaaagtag